A single region of the Pseudomonas mandelii genome encodes:
- a CDS encoding amino acid aminotransferase, giving the protein MSLFSAVEMAPRDPILGLNEAFNADTRTNKVNLGVGVYCNEEGKIPLLRAVVEAETIRVAQHASRGYLPIDGIAAYDQAVQKLLFGNDSPLIAAGRVITTQAVGGTGALKIGADFLKQLLPNAVVAISDPSWENHRALFETAGFPVQNYRYYDAATHDVNRTGLLEDLNALPSGSIVVLHACCHNPTGVDLSPADWKNVLDVVKAKGHVPFLDMAYQGFGDGIDEDAAAVRLFAESGLTFFVSSSFSKSFSLYGERVGALSIVSESKEESARVLSQVKRVIRTNYSNPPTHGASIVAAVLNSPKLRAQWEEELAEMRLRIRGMRTQMVDLLAKNAPQRDFSFVGRQRGMFSYSGLTVEQVTRLRSEFGIYALDTGRICVAALNQSNIDAVTKAIVAVI; this is encoded by the coding sequence ATGAGCCTGTTCTCCGCTGTCGAAATGGCACCACGCGATCCAATCCTGGGCCTCAACGAAGCATTCAACGCCGATACCCGTACCAACAAGGTCAACCTGGGAGTCGGTGTTTACTGCAACGAGGAGGGGAAAATTCCACTCCTGCGCGCCGTTGTCGAAGCCGAGACGATTCGCGTCGCTCAACACGCTTCCCGTGGTTACTTGCCAATCGACGGTATCGCCGCCTACGACCAGGCAGTGCAGAAACTGCTGTTCGGCAATGACTCGCCACTGATCGCCGCTGGCCGCGTCATCACCACCCAGGCCGTTGGCGGCACGGGCGCCCTGAAAATCGGCGCCGACTTCCTCAAGCAACTGCTGCCGAACGCCGTCGTGGCGATCAGCGACCCGAGCTGGGAAAACCACCGAGCCCTGTTCGAAACCGCCGGTTTCCCGGTGCAGAACTACCGTTACTACGACGCCGCGACCCATGACGTTAATCGTACCGGTCTGCTTGAAGACCTGAACGCCTTGCCTTCCGGCTCGATCGTTGTGCTGCACGCCTGCTGCCACAACCCGACCGGCGTGGACCTGAGCCCGGCGGACTGGAAAAACGTCCTGGACGTGGTGAAAGCCAAAGGTCACGTGCCGTTCCTCGACATGGCCTACCAGGGTTTTGGCGATGGCATCGACGAAGATGCCGCTGCCGTGCGCCTGTTTGCTGAATCGGGCCTGACCTTCTTCGTCTCCAGCTCGTTCTCCAAATCCTTCTCGCTGTACGGCGAGCGCGTTGGCGCCCTGTCGATCGTCAGCGAATCGAAAGAAGAAAGCGCGCGCGTGCTGTCGCAAGTCAAACGCGTGATCCGCACCAACTACTCCAACCCGCCGACCCACGGTGCCAGCATCGTCGCCGCGGTCCTGAACAGCCCGAAACTGCGCGCCCAGTGGGAAGAAGAACTGGCCGAAATGCGCCTGCGGATTCGTGGCATGCGCACCCAGATGGTCGACCTGCTGGCGAAAAACGCGCCACAGCGTGATTTCAGCTTCGTCGGTCGTCAGCGCGGCATGTTCTCCTACTCCGGCCTGACGGTTGAGCAAGTCACCCGCCTGCGCAGCGAGTTCGGCATCTACGCCCTGGACACCGGCCGCATCTGTGTGGCGGCGTTGAATCAGAGCAACATTGATGCAGTGACCAAGGCCATCGTTGCGGTGATCTGA
- the uvrB gene encoding excinuclease ABC subunit UvrB, whose product MSEFQLVTRFEPAGDQPEAIRLMVEGIEAGLAHQTLLGVTGSGKTFSIANVIAQVQRPTLVLAPNKTLAAQLYGEFKAFFPNNAVEYFVSYYDYYQPEAYVPSSDTFIEKDASINDHIEQMRLSATKALLERKDAIIVTTVSCIYGLGSPETYLKMVLHVDRGDKLDQRALLRRLADLQYTRNDMEFARATFRVRGDVIDIHPAESDFEAIRIELFDDEVESLSAFDPLTGEVIRKLPRFTFYPKSHYVTPRETLLGAVEGIKVELQERLDYLRTNNKLVEAQRLEQRTRFDLEMILELGYCNGIENYSRYLSGRESGQAPPTLFDYLPADALLVIDESHVSVPQVGAMYKGDRSRKETLVEYGFRLPSALDNRPMRFDEFESISPQTIFVSATPGNYEAEHAGRVVEQLVRPTGLVDPQIEIRPALTQVDDLLSEIGKRVALEERVLVTTLTKRMSEDLTDYLADHGVRVRYLHSDIDTVERVEIIRDLRLGTFDVLVGINLLREGLDMPEVSLVAILDADKEGFLRSERSLIQTIGRAARNLNGRAILYADRITGSMERAIGETERRRDKQIAFNLANGITPKGVFKDVADIMEGATVPGSRSKKRKGMAKAAEESAKYEAELRSPGEIAKRIKALEEKMYALARDLEFEAAAQMRDEIGKLRDRLITV is encoded by the coding sequence ATGTCTGAATTCCAGCTAGTCACCCGCTTCGAGCCCGCCGGCGATCAGCCGGAAGCCATCCGCCTGATGGTCGAGGGCATCGAAGCCGGGCTGGCGCACCAGACGTTGCTTGGTGTGACCGGCTCGGGCAAGACCTTCAGCATCGCCAACGTGATCGCCCAGGTACAGCGTCCGACCTTGGTGCTGGCGCCGAACAAGACCCTGGCCGCGCAGTTGTATGGTGAGTTCAAGGCGTTCTTCCCGAACAATGCCGTCGAGTACTTCGTTTCCTACTACGACTACTACCAGCCAGAAGCCTATGTGCCGTCATCGGACACCTTCATCGAGAAAGACGCCTCGATCAACGACCACATCGAGCAGATGCGGCTGTCCGCGACCAAGGCGCTGCTGGAACGCAAGGACGCGATCATCGTCACCACGGTGTCTTGCATCTACGGTTTGGGCAGTCCGGAAACCTATTTGAAAATGGTGCTGCACGTGGATCGCGGCGACAAGCTCGATCAACGTGCGTTGCTGCGTCGCCTGGCAGACTTGCAATACACCCGCAATGACATGGAGTTCGCCCGGGCGACCTTCCGGGTGCGCGGCGATGTGATTGATATCCACCCGGCGGAATCCGACTTCGAAGCGATCCGCATCGAGCTGTTCGATGACGAAGTCGAGAGCCTGTCGGCTTTCGATCCGCTGACCGGCGAAGTAATCCGCAAGTTGCCGCGATTCACTTTCTACCCGAAAAGCCATTACGTGACGCCACGGGAAACCCTGCTGGGTGCCGTCGAAGGGATCAAGGTCGAATTGCAGGAGCGCCTGGATTACCTGCGCACCAACAACAAACTGGTGGAAGCCCAGCGCCTGGAGCAGCGCACCCGTTTCGACCTGGAGATGATCCTCGAACTGGGTTACTGCAACGGTATCGAAAACTACTCGCGCTACCTGTCGGGCCGTGAATCCGGCCAGGCGCCACCGACCCTCTTCGACTACCTGCCGGCCGACGCCTTGCTGGTGATCGACGAATCCCACGTCAGCGTGCCGCAGGTCGGCGCCATGTATAAGGGCGACCGTTCCCGTAAAGAGACGCTGGTGGAATACGGCTTCCGCTTGCCGTCAGCGCTGGATAACCGGCCGATGCGTTTCGACGAATTTGAAAGCATCAGCCCGCAGACGATTTTCGTCTCGGCCACGCCGGGCAATTACGAAGCGGAACACGCCGGTCGCGTGGTCGAGCAGCTGGTTCGCCCAACTGGCCTGGTGGACCCGCAGATCGAAATCCGCCCGGCGTTGACCCAGGTTGACGATCTGCTCTCGGAAATCGGTAAACGTGTGGCGCTGGAAGAGCGGGTGCTGGTGACTACGCTGACCAAGCGCATGTCTGAAGACTTGACCGATTACCTGGCTGACCATGGCGTGCGGGTGCGTTACCTGCACTCGGACATCGACACCGTGGAGCGGGTCGAAATCATCCGCGATCTGCGTCTGGGCACGTTCGATGTGCTGGTGGGGATCAACCTGCTGCGTGAAGGCCTGGACATGCCGGAAGTGTCGCTGGTGGCGATTCTCGATGCAGACAAGGAGGGTTTCCTGCGTTCCGAGCGTTCGTTGATCCAGACCATCGGCCGGGCCGCGCGTAACCTCAATGGCCGGGCGATTCTGTATGCGGATCGCATCACCGGTTCCATGGAGCGGGCGATCGGCGAGACCGAACGGCGTCGCGACAAGCAGATCGCCTTCAACCTCGCCAATGGCATCACGCCGAAGGGTGTGTTCAAGGACGTCGCCGACATCATGGAAGGCGCCACCGTGCCCGGTTCGCGCAGCAAGAAGCGCAAAGGCATGGCCAAGGCCGCCGAAGAGAGCGCCAAGTACGAAGCCGAATTGCGCTCGCCGGGCGAGATCGCCAAGCGCATCAAAGCGCTGGAAGAGAAGATGTACGCGCTGGCGCGGGATCTGGAGTTTGAAGCGGCGGCGCAGATGCGCGATGAGATTGGCAAGTTGCGGGATCGATTGATTACTGTCTGA
- a CDS encoding MDR family MFS transporter, with protein sequence MMSVMLGAFMAVLDIQITNSSLKDIQGALSATLEEGSWISTSYLVAEIIMIPLTAWLVQLLSARRLAVWVSLGFLAASLLCSMAWSLESMIIFRALQGFTGGALIPLAFTLTLIKLPEHHRAKGMAMFAMTATFAPSIGPTLGGWLTENWGWEYIFYINIPPGLIMIAGLMYGLEKKEAHWELLKSTDYLGILTLGVGLGCLQVFLEEGHRKDWLESNLIVTLGSIALVSLITFVIVQLSKPNPLINLGILGNRNFGLSSISSLGMGVGLYGSIFLLPLYLAQIQNYNALQIGEVIMWMGVPQLFLIPLVPKLMKYVSPKWLCAIGFGLFGLASFSSGVLNPDFAGPQFNQIQIIRALGQPLIMVTISLIATAYILPQDAGSASSLFNILRNLGGAIGIALLATLLDARTKTYFDYLRESIVPSNPQVAERMASMTDRFGSETAALGKLSEIAHQQASIMAYNDAFHFVGIALGISMIAVLLTKALPVGLKAGEAH encoded by the coding sequence GTGATGAGCGTGATGCTCGGCGCCTTCATGGCCGTGCTGGATATCCAGATCACCAACTCGTCGCTCAAGGACATTCAGGGCGCGCTGTCGGCGACCCTGGAAGAAGGCTCGTGGATTTCCACGTCCTATCTGGTGGCGGAAATCATCATGATCCCGCTGACCGCGTGGCTGGTGCAGCTGCTGTCGGCGCGACGCCTGGCAGTCTGGGTTTCATTGGGATTTCTCGCCGCCTCCCTGCTCTGCTCCATGGCCTGGAGCCTGGAGAGCATGATCATCTTTCGAGCGTTACAGGGATTCACCGGCGGTGCCCTGATCCCGCTGGCCTTCACCCTCACCCTGATCAAACTCCCGGAACACCACCGCGCCAAAGGCATGGCCATGTTCGCCATGACCGCGACGTTCGCGCCCTCCATTGGCCCAACCCTTGGCGGCTGGCTGACGGAAAACTGGGGCTGGGAGTACATTTTCTACATCAACATACCGCCCGGCCTGATCATGATCGCCGGCCTGATGTACGGCCTGGAGAAGAAAGAGGCGCACTGGGAACTGCTCAAAAGCACCGACTACTTGGGCATCCTCACGCTCGGCGTCGGCCTCGGCTGTTTGCAGGTGTTTCTGGAAGAAGGCCATCGCAAGGACTGGCTGGAATCGAACCTGATCGTGACCCTGGGCAGCATCGCGTTGGTGAGCCTGATCACCTTTGTGATCGTGCAGCTCTCCAAGCCCAATCCGCTGATCAACCTCGGCATTCTGGGTAATCGAAACTTCGGTTTGTCGAGTATTTCCAGCCTAGGAATGGGCGTCGGCTTGTACGGCTCGATTTTCCTGTTACCGCTGTACCTGGCGCAGATCCAGAACTACAACGCCCTGCAGATCGGCGAAGTGATCATGTGGATGGGCGTGCCGCAGCTGTTTCTGATTCCGCTGGTGCCCAAGCTGATGAAATACGTGTCGCCCAAATGGCTGTGCGCAATAGGCTTCGGGCTGTTCGGGTTGGCGAGTTTTTCGTCGGGGGTGCTGAACCCGGACTTTGCCGGGCCGCAGTTCAATCAGATCCAGATCATCCGGGCGCTGGGCCAGCCGCTGATCATGGTGACCATCTCGCTGATCGCCACCGCTTACATCCTGCCGCAGGACGCGGGATCGGCGTCGAGCCTGTTCAATATCCTGCGCAACCTCGGCGGCGCGATTGGCATCGCCCTCCTCGCGACCTTGCTGGACGCGCGAACCAAGACCTACTTTGATTACTTGCGTGAATCCATCGTGCCGAGCAATCCGCAAGTGGCGGAGCGAATGGCGTCGATGACGGACCGGTTCGGCAGTGAGACGGCAGCGCTGGGCAAGCTGAGCGAGATTGCGCATCAGCAGGCGTCGATCATGGCGTACAACGATGCGTTTCACTTTGTCGGGATTGCGCTGGGGATCAGCATGATTGCGGTGTTGTTGACCAAAGCGTTGCCGGTGGGGCTCAAGGCTGGCGAGGCGCACTAA
- a CDS encoding HlyD family secretion protein codes for MPAQLKRRLFIFLLIVLLIAGGFFAQWFFKGRFYESTDNAYVQGEITRVSSQLGARIDQVLVQDNQHVEKGQLLIKLEGDDFHLAVDRANATLATRQAERLQAQSKLTQQASLIAASEAQVASSQASLGRSQIDLSRAQTLRKPGYVSEERVTTLSADNHIARSQVTKAQADAQSQRQQVNSLSAEIKRLDAMIANAKTDLAQAELNLTRSEIHAPISGLIGQRAARQGQYVQAGAYLLSIVPDQDIWIQANFKETQIGHMQPGQKATLTFDAYSDTPIDARVDSLFAASGAQFSLLPPDNATGNFTKVVQRIPVKLTFASDNPLHGKIRPGMSVTAKVNIKDAPDDGR; via the coding sequence ATGCCTGCCCAACTCAAGCGACGCCTGTTTATTTTCCTGCTGATCGTCCTGCTGATTGCCGGGGGCTTCTTCGCCCAATGGTTCTTCAAGGGGCGGTTTTATGAAAGCACCGACAACGCCTATGTCCAGGGCGAGATCACCCGTGTCTCAAGCCAATTGGGCGCGCGCATCGATCAGGTGCTGGTGCAGGACAATCAGCACGTTGAGAAAGGCCAGTTGCTGATCAAGCTCGAAGGCGATGACTTCCACCTCGCCGTCGACCGCGCCAATGCCACCCTCGCTACCCGACAAGCCGAACGTTTGCAGGCGCAAAGCAAACTGACCCAGCAAGCCAGCCTGATCGCCGCCAGCGAGGCGCAAGTCGCCTCCAGCCAGGCCAGCCTTGGGCGTTCGCAGATCGACTTGTCCCGCGCGCAAACCCTGCGCAAACCCGGCTACGTCTCGGAGGAACGGGTGACCACCCTCTCCGCCGACAACCACATCGCCCGTTCGCAAGTGACCAAGGCCCAGGCCGACGCACAAAGCCAACGCCAGCAAGTCAATTCCTTGAGCGCCGAGATCAAGCGCCTCGACGCGATGATCGCCAATGCCAAAACCGACCTCGCCCAGGCCGAACTGAACCTGACCCGCAGCGAAATCCACGCGCCGATCAGCGGCCTGATCGGCCAGCGCGCGGCTCGACAAGGCCAATACGTGCAGGCAGGCGCTTATCTGCTGTCGATCGTCCCGGACCAGGACATCTGGATTCAGGCCAACTTCAAGGAAACCCAGATCGGCCACATGCAGCCCGGCCAGAAAGCCACGCTGACTTTCGACGCCTACAGCGACACACCGATAGACGCACGGGTCGACAGCCTGTTCGCCGCCTCGGGCGCACAGTTCAGCCTGTTGCCGCCGGACAATGCCACGGGCAATTTCACCAAAGTCGTACAACGGATCCCGGTAAAACTGACGTTCGCTTCGGACAATCCGCTGCACGGCAAGATTCGCCCAGGGATGTCGGTCACTGCCAAAGTGAACATCAAAGACGCCCCTGACGATGGCCGGTGA
- the gltX gene encoding glutamate--tRNA ligase, with protein MTTVRTRIAPSPTGDPHVGTAYIALFNYCFAKQHGGEFILRIEDTDQLRSTRESEQQIFDALRWLGIDWSEGPDVGGPHGPYRQSERGDIYQKYCQQLVEMGHAFPCFCTAEELDQMRAEQMARGETPRYDGRALLLSKEEVARRLAAGEPHVIRMKVPSEGVCVVPDMLRGDVEIPWDRMDMQVLMKTDGLPTYFLANVVDDHLMGITHVLRGEEWLPSAPKLILLYEYFGWEQPELCYMPLLRNPDKSKLSKRKNPTSVTFYERMGFMPEAMLNYLGRMGWSMPDEREKFSLQEMVDNFDLSRVSLGGPIFDIEKLSWLNGQWLRDLPVEEFASRLQTWALNPEYMMKIAPHVQGRVETFSQVAPLAGFFFAGGVNPDAKLFESKKLSGDQVRQLMQLILWKLESLRQWEKDSITATIQAVVESLELKLRDAMPLMFAAITGQASSVSVLDAMEILGPDLTRFRLRQAIDLLGGVSKKENKEWEKLLGNIA; from the coding sequence ATGACCACCGTCCGCACGCGCATCGCGCCATCGCCTACCGGGGACCCCCACGTAGGTACCGCTTACATCGCTTTGTTCAACTACTGCTTTGCCAAGCAGCATGGCGGTGAGTTCATCCTGCGGATCGAAGACACCGACCAGTTGCGCTCAACCCGGGAGTCCGAACAGCAGATTTTCGACGCCTTGCGCTGGTTGGGCATCGACTGGAGCGAAGGTCCGGACGTTGGCGGCCCGCACGGTCCGTATCGTCAAAGCGAACGCGGCGACATCTATCAGAAGTACTGCCAGCAGTTGGTCGAGATGGGCCACGCCTTCCCGTGCTTCTGCACCGCCGAAGAGCTGGACCAGATGCGCGCCGAACAAATGGCCCGTGGCGAAACCCCGCGTTACGACGGCCGTGCGCTGTTGCTCTCGAAAGAAGAAGTCGCCCGGCGCCTGGCCGCTGGCGAGCCTCATGTGATCCGCATGAAAGTGCCGAGCGAAGGCGTTTGCGTGGTACCGGACATGCTGCGTGGCGACGTCGAGATCCCGTGGGATCGCATGGACATGCAAGTGTTGATGAAGACTGACGGCCTGCCGACGTACTTCCTGGCCAACGTGGTCGACGACCACTTGATGGGCATTACCCACGTTCTGCGCGGTGAAGAGTGGCTGCCATCGGCGCCGAAGCTGATCCTGCTTTATGAATACTTCGGCTGGGAACAACCGGAGCTGTGCTACATGCCGCTGCTGCGTAACCCGGACAAGAGCAAGCTGTCCAAGCGCAAGAACCCGACCTCGGTGACGTTCTACGAGCGCATGGGCTTCATGCCGGAAGCGATGCTCAACTACCTCGGCCGCATGGGGTGGTCGATGCCGGACGAGCGCGAAAAATTCTCGCTGCAGGAAATGGTCGACAATTTCGACCTGAGCCGCGTGTCCCTCGGCGGGCCGATTTTCGACATCGAGAAGCTGTCGTGGCTCAACGGCCAATGGCTGCGTGACTTGCCGGTGGAAGAGTTCGCTTCGCGCCTGCAAACCTGGGCGCTGAACCCGGAATACATGATGAAGATCGCGCCGCACGTGCAGGGGCGCGTCGAGACCTTCAGCCAGGTTGCACCGCTGGCCGGTTTCTTCTTCGCCGGTGGTGTGAACCCGGATGCCAAGCTGTTCGAATCGAAGAAGCTCTCGGGCGACCAGGTTCGTCAGTTGATGCAGCTGATTCTGTGGAAGCTGGAAAGCCTGCGTCAGTGGGAGAAGGACAGCATCACCGCGACGATTCAGGCGGTGGTCGAATCCCTGGAGCTGAAGCTGCGTGACGCCATGCCGCTGATGTTCGCCGCGATCACTGGCCAGGCCAGTTCGGTGTCGGTGCTTGATGCGATGGAAATCCTTGGCCCGGACCTGACCCGTTTCCGTCTGCGCCAGGCCATCGACCTGCTGGGCGGCGTGTCGAAGAAGGAAAACAAGGAGTGGGAAAAACTCCTGGGCAACATCGCCTGA
- a CDS encoding TetR/AcrR family transcriptional regulator — MNDKKAQTRERILKAASAALIQRGPAEPSVGEVMGAAGLTVGGFYAHFESKDAMMLEAFKQLLGHRRGLIADMDAELTGEERRALVAAFYLSRKHRDSSDSACPIPASVGELGRLPDAFRVALNEHVEMMVAQLAASPEDTDKALADMALMVGGLALARALGPGELSDRLLRAAKSAVL; from the coding sequence ATGAACGATAAAAAAGCTCAAACCCGCGAACGCATTCTCAAGGCCGCCAGCGCAGCGCTGATTCAGCGCGGCCCGGCCGAACCGAGCGTGGGCGAAGTGATGGGCGCAGCCGGCCTGACGGTTGGCGGCTTCTATGCGCACTTCGAAAGCAAGGACGCCATGATGCTGGAAGCATTCAAGCAACTGCTCGGTCACCGCCGTGGCTTGATCGCTGACATGGACGCCGAATTGACCGGCGAAGAGCGTCGCGCGTTGGTGGCTGCGTTTTACCTGTCGCGCAAACACCGTGATTCCTCGGATTCCGCGTGCCCGATCCCGGCGTCTGTCGGTGAGTTGGGTCGCCTGCCGGACGCGTTTCGCGTGGCGCTGAATGAGCATGTGGAAATGATGGTCGCGCAGTTGGCGGCCAGCCCGGAAGACACCGACAAAGCCCTGGCCGACATGGCCTTGATGGTCGGGGGTCTGGCTCTGGCTAGGGCGCTGGGGCCAGGAGAGTTGTCCGATCGATTGCTGCGCGCCGCCAAGTCGGCGGTGCTATGA
- a CDS encoding alpha/beta fold hydrolase — MSTLKWVRGVNGTLGWFAPKLVASKMRLAFMTPRELPPRDWELPLLAKSERITLRFGLSALRWGQGPAVLLMHGWEGRPTQFASLITALVDAGYTVVALDGPAHGRSPGSEANVVLFARAMLEAAAELPPLRAVIGHSMGGASAMLAVQLGLRTETLVTIAAPARILGVLRGFARYVRLPPKARSAFIRQVEKDVGMRAATLDVAHYQLDMPGLIVHAEDDCFVPVKESQLINEAWFDSRLLRLEEGGHQRVLADPRVIDGVLSLLAGRSLQSRQSA, encoded by the coding sequence ATGAGCACGTTGAAGTGGGTTCGTGGCGTTAATGGCACCTTGGGCTGGTTTGCACCGAAACTGGTCGCGAGCAAAATGCGACTGGCGTTCATGACGCCGCGAGAGCTTCCGCCGCGTGACTGGGAATTGCCGCTGCTGGCGAAATCCGAACGGATCACCTTGCGTTTCGGTCTCTCGGCGCTGCGCTGGGGGCAAGGTCCGGCCGTGTTGCTGATGCACGGTTGGGAAGGGCGGCCGACACAGTTTGCGAGTCTCATCACGGCGCTGGTCGATGCTGGCTACACCGTCGTAGCGCTCGACGGCCCTGCTCATGGTCGCTCACCGGGCAGTGAAGCCAACGTGGTGCTGTTTGCCCGGGCCATGCTCGAAGCGGCCGCCGAGTTGCCGCCGCTGCGAGCCGTCATTGGCCACTCCATGGGCGGCGCCAGTGCGATGCTCGCCGTGCAGTTGGGTTTGCGCACCGAAACCCTGGTCACCATCGCCGCACCGGCGCGGATTCTCGGGGTGTTGCGCGGTTTTGCCCGTTACGTGCGGCTGCCGCCCAAAGCGCGTTCGGCGTTTATTCGCCAGGTCGAGAAAGATGTCGGCATGCGCGCTGCAACGCTGGATGTTGCGCACTATCAGCTCGACATGCCGGGGCTGATCGTCCACGCCGAAGATGATTGCTTTGTTCCGGTCAAGGAGTCCCAGTTGATCAATGAGGCGTGGTTCGACAGCCGGCTGTTACGCCTGGAGGAGGGCGGGCATCAGCGCGTGCTGGCCGATCCTCGGGTGATTGATGGCGTGTTATCACTGCTGGCTGGCCGCAGCCTGCAATCGCGCCAATCGGCCTGA
- a CDS encoding acyl-CoA thioesterase: protein MGWDRATPFIIDLEVGAEDIDGLGHANNAVYVTWLERCAWRHSQRLGLDLVEYRRLDRAMAVVRHEIDYLAAAYEGDELQLATWIVDWDQRLKMTRHFQLKRPSDNTTLLRAQTTFVCIELSTGKPKRMPAEFIEGYGPALQVPG from the coding sequence ATGGGCTGGGATCGGGCAACGCCATTTATCATTGATCTGGAAGTCGGCGCCGAGGACATCGACGGGCTGGGGCACGCGAACAACGCGGTGTACGTGACCTGGCTCGAACGCTGCGCCTGGCGTCACTCGCAGCGGCTGGGGCTGGACCTGGTCGAGTATCGTCGGCTGGATCGGGCGATGGCGGTGGTGCGGCACGAGATCGATTACCTGGCCGCCGCCTATGAGGGCGATGAGTTGCAATTGGCGACCTGGATTGTCGATTGGGATCAGCGCCTGAAAATGACCCGCCACTTCCAGTTGAAGCGCCCCAGCGATAACACTACGTTGCTGCGCGCGCAAACCACTTTCGTCTGCATCGAACTGTCCACCGGCAAGCCCAAGCGCATGCCGGCCGAGTTCATCGAAGGCTACGGCCCGGCGTTGCAAGTTCCAGGTTGA
- a CDS encoding tRNA dihydrouridine synthase: MQIALAPMEGLVDNILRDVLTRVGGIDWCVTEFIRINDQLLTPAYYHKFGPELLTGARTASGVPLRVQLLGSDPVCLAENAALACELGSEVIDLNFGCPAKTVNKSRGGAVLLKEPELLNQIVEHVRRAVPAHIPVTAKMRLGFDSPDGSLVCATALAEGGAAHIVVHARTKTDGYKPPAHWEWIPRVQEVVKVPVFANGDIWSVEDWRRCREISGVEDIMLGRGLVSRPDLARQIAAARAGEEVVEMTWAELLPLIQDFWLQAKAQMTARQSPGRLKQWLAMLTRNYPEAVELFTVLRRETELDQVSRLLGLQVSEAA, translated from the coding sequence ATGCAAATTGCTTTGGCGCCCATGGAGGGGTTGGTCGACAACATCCTGCGGGACGTGCTGACCCGAGTGGGCGGTATCGACTGGTGCGTGACCGAGTTTATTCGGATCAACGATCAACTGCTCACGCCCGCCTATTACCACAAGTTCGGCCCGGAATTATTGACCGGCGCCCGCACCGCGTCCGGCGTGCCGCTGCGGGTGCAGTTGCTCGGTTCCGATCCGGTGTGTCTGGCTGAAAACGCCGCGCTGGCCTGCGAGCTGGGTTCCGAGGTGATCGACCTGAACTTCGGCTGCCCGGCCAAGACCGTCAACAAGTCCCGTGGCGGCGCGGTCCTGCTGAAAGAACCTGAACTGCTCAACCAAATCGTTGAACACGTCCGCCGCGCTGTGCCGGCGCACATTCCGGTTACCGCGAAAATGCGCCTGGGCTTCGACAGCCCGGACGGTTCGCTGGTCTGCGCAACAGCGCTGGCCGAAGGCGGCGCGGCGCACATCGTGGTGCACGCGCGGACCAAAACCGACGGTTACAAGCCGCCTGCGCATTGGGAATGGATCCCCCGCGTGCAGGAAGTGGTCAAGGTTCCAGTGTTCGCCAATGGCGACATCTGGAGCGTTGAAGATTGGCGCCGTTGCCGCGAAATCAGCGGCGTGGAAGACATCATGCTCGGTCGCGGCCTGGTGTCGCGTCCGGACCTGGCCCGGCAGATCGCGGCGGCGCGGGCCGGTGAAGAAGTGGTCGAGATGACGTGGGCCGAGTTGCTGCCACTGATCCAGGACTTCTGGCTGCAAGCCAAGGCGCAGATGACTGCCCGCCAGTCGCCGGGTCGTTTGAAGCAATGGCTGGCGATGTTGACCCGCAATTATCCTGAGGCGGTGGAGCTGTTTACCGTGTTGCGTCGAGAGACCGAACTGGATCAAGTCTCGCGTTTGTTGGGGCTACAGGTGTCAGAAGCGGCCTGA
- a CDS encoding Hsp20 family protein has protein sequence MSTAFSMAPLFRSSVGFDRFNDLFETALRNEPGSTYPPYNVEKHGDDQYRIVVAAAGFQEEDLDLQVEKGVLTISGGKRDANEDVTYLYQGIAQRAFKLSFRLADHIEIKAAGLSNGLLSIDLLRVIPEEAKAKRIPINGTQKPALQ, from the coding sequence ATGAGTACTGCATTTTCGATGGCGCCCCTGTTCCGTTCCTCGGTGGGCTTCGACCGCTTCAATGACTTGTTCGAAACCGCCCTGCGCAACGAGCCAGGCAGCACCTACCCACCTTACAACGTTGAAAAGCATGGTGATGACCAATACCGCATCGTCGTGGCGGCCGCCGGGTTCCAGGAAGAAGACCTGGATCTGCAAGTGGAAAAAGGGGTGCTGACCATCAGTGGTGGCAAGCGTGACGCGAATGAAGACGTCACCTATCTGTACCAAGGCATCGCTCAGCGCGCCTTCAAACTGTCCTTCCGTCTGGCGGACCATATCGAAATCAAGGCTGCCGGCCTGAGCAACGGTTTGTTGAGCATCGACCTGTTGCGGGTGATACCGGAAGAGGCAAAAGCCAAACGCATCCCGATCAACGGGACGCAAAAACCCGCTCTGCAGTAA